In a single window of the Flavivirga spongiicola genome:
- a CDS encoding helix-turn-helix domain-containing protein, with protein MIKKNKSRADKILVFWLLLISINQLFHYFTFTTAIYEYPDWLGIDLAMPVLIGVFLYFYVMEITGNKLDFNWKILWHFIPTILLVLLAVPFYKLSGPEKIYVFENEGLGFEWYTMIQNSVIALSGLAYSIWSLVIINRHQKRIKDKFSNTDKKELQWLRLLSIGFAIIWVLSMFFGNIIIFSAVVIFVLCIAIFGINQLSIFNSNLVELEELPDEQIVTKTKKTSKDVIKTEKYLKSGLNSEMASEIYSDLNGLMKADAIYKNANLTLVELAKRLDIHPNYLSQVINETEGKNFYNYVNALRIKEFISLASLPENKKYTMISLAYDCGFSTKSTFNKHFKLHTGKTPTEFFSTSSI; from the coding sequence TTGATAAAGAAGAACAAATCTCGTGCAGATAAGATTTTAGTATTTTGGCTGTTACTAATTTCTATCAATCAGTTATTTCATTATTTCACATTTACAACAGCTATATATGAATACCCAGATTGGTTAGGAATCGATCTTGCTATGCCAGTTTTAATAGGTGTATTTTTATACTTCTATGTCATGGAAATTACTGGTAATAAATTAGATTTCAATTGGAAAATACTATGGCACTTTATTCCAACAATACTACTTGTGTTATTAGCAGTTCCTTTTTATAAACTATCTGGACCAGAAAAGATTTATGTCTTCGAAAATGAAGGTCTTGGTTTTGAATGGTATACAATGATTCAAAACTCTGTAATTGCACTGTCTGGTTTAGCCTATTCAATATGGTCTTTAGTTATTATAAATAGGCATCAAAAAAGAATAAAAGATAAGTTTTCGAATACTGATAAAAAGGAGCTACAATGGCTTCGATTATTATCTATCGGTTTTGCTATTATCTGGGTTTTATCCATGTTTTTTGGTAATATTATAATATTTTCAGCTGTAGTAATCTTTGTATTGTGTATTGCAATTTTCGGAATCAATCAGTTAAGTATTTTTAATTCAAATTTAGTAGAATTGGAAGAGCTACCAGATGAACAAATAGTAACTAAAACAAAAAAAACGTCCAAAGATGTTATTAAGACAGAAAAATATTTGAAATCTGGTTTAAATTCTGAAATGGCCTCCGAAATATATTCAGATTTAAATGGCTTAATGAAGGCAGATGCTATTTACAAAAATGCAAACCTTACTTTAGTTGAGCTAGCTAAACGATTAGATATTCATCCAAATTATCTCTCACAAGTTATTAATGAAACGGAGGGAAAGAATTTTTATAACTACGTTAATGCACTTCGGATAAAAGAGTTTATTTCACTAGCATCTCTTCCTGAAAATAAAAAATACACTATGATTTCTTTAGCCTACGATTGTGGCTTTAGCACAAAATCTACATTCAACAAACATTTTAAATTGCATACAGGTAAAACACCTACCGAATTTTTTAGTACTTCAAGTATTTAA
- a CDS encoding adenylate/guanylate cyclase domain-containing protein, whose product MQLHPLYKRHFGQILSFGIIWLFFGLTYVMIEYGLLGTLTLYPVTGSLYSPKNSLIMVCVGGFLMGLIQGSVEIFWLKKYFTHTSFWIKILFKSIFYLFFVVTCIILLSLINNAYLYKTSIFDPIVIDNLLVFMNKFVFWSVIIYIGIILDIALFYSEIKDYLGKNVLSNYLGKYHKPKQETRIFMFLDMKSSTTIAENLGHKKYFELLKTYYADMTNAILETSGEVYQYVGDEIVITWKETSGIYRNNCIHCFRKISEGLDKKRNKYIEQFGLVPEFKAGYHIGMVTTGEIGIIKKDLIYTGDILNTSARIQEECNNFNSKVLISEDLSLKLKADNRFSSIKVENLLLRGKKQPIQLYQVAFN is encoded by the coding sequence ATGCAACTTCACCCTTTATATAAACGTCATTTTGGACAAATTCTGTCTTTTGGAATCATCTGGTTGTTTTTTGGTCTTACGTACGTTATGATAGAATATGGACTTCTGGGAACACTTACTTTATACCCTGTTACAGGAAGTCTTTACAGCCCTAAAAACTCATTAATTATGGTATGTGTTGGCGGCTTTTTAATGGGGTTAATTCAAGGGAGTGTTGAGATTTTTTGGCTTAAAAAATATTTTACACATACATCATTTTGGATCAAGATTTTATTTAAAAGTATATTTTATCTTTTTTTTGTAGTTACCTGTATTATTTTACTATCACTTATAAATAATGCTTATTTATATAAAACTTCAATATTTGATCCTATTGTAATTGATAATTTGCTTGTGTTCATGAACAAATTTGTTTTTTGGAGCGTCATAATATACATAGGGATTATTTTGGATATTGCTTTGTTTTATTCTGAAATTAAAGACTACTTGGGTAAAAACGTATTATCAAATTACCTTGGAAAATACCACAAACCCAAACAAGAGACACGCATATTTATGTTTTTAGACATGAAATCATCAACCACAATAGCTGAAAATTTAGGTCATAAAAAGTATTTTGAACTATTAAAAACCTATTATGCAGATATGACGAATGCTATTTTAGAAACTTCTGGCGAAGTATACCAATATGTAGGAGATGAAATAGTCATTACCTGGAAAGAAACGTCTGGAATTTATAGAAATAACTGTATTCATTGCTTTAGGAAGATTTCTGAAGGACTGGACAAAAAAAGGAATAAATATATAGAGCAATTTGGATTGGTACCAGAATTTAAAGCAGGCTACCATATAGGTATGGTGACTACTGGCGAAATAGGTATTATTAAAAAGGATCTTATTTATACGGGGGATATTTTAAACACATCTGCCCGTATTCAGGAAGAATGCAATAATTTTAACTCTAAGGTTCTTATTTCTGAAGACCTTTCTTTAAAATTAAAAGCAGACAATCGGTTCTCTTCCATCAAAGTTGAAAACTTATTACTTCGTGGAAAAAAACAGCCTATACAATTGTATCAAGTAGCTTTTAATTGA
- a CDS encoding alpha/beta fold hydrolase, with protein MKTIKRIKVAIALILIPLGFISCGEDDIVTNLLKDPQQIRVELGTHKLETYSQINNTEYLVVFESGLGDGHSVWFEKNILEEIGDLSDVLLYDRAGYENSEVGPGPRDIERLSSELETVVNLFSNGRKVILVCHSIGGLIARDFAIKNPDKMASILFIDPSHESYNNPTQEIEDWGYDLFANAYGENHGAPMEYRELIEDIAYAYTLPDLPNIPVTVLTSMNVEANADNDEINNASRAIAFAAQGELGEGIADFTHVGVESSGHYVMREEPNLVIEHIKILLSK; from the coding sequence ATGAAAACAATTAAAAGAATTAAAGTAGCAATCGCACTAATTTTGATACCACTGGGTTTTATATCATGTGGCGAAGATGATATTGTAACTAACCTGTTAAAAGATCCGCAACAAATACGAGTGGAATTAGGAACACACAAATTGGAGACTTATAGTCAAATAAATAATACAGAATACTTAGTTGTATTTGAATCTGGATTAGGAGATGGTCATTCGGTTTGGTTTGAAAAAAATATCTTAGAAGAAATAGGAGACTTATCAGATGTATTATTATACGATAGAGCTGGTTATGAGAATTCTGAAGTTGGTCCTGGCCCTAGAGACATTGAAAGATTATCGAGTGAATTGGAAACAGTAGTTAACCTATTTTCAAATGGTCGAAAAGTAATACTGGTCTGCCATTCTATAGGCGGATTAATTGCCAGAGATTTTGCTATAAAGAATCCTGACAAAATGGCCTCGATACTATTCATCGACCCATCACATGAATCTTATAATAACCCAACTCAGGAAATAGAAGACTGGGGGTACGATTTATTTGCTAATGCCTATGGAGAGAACCATGGAGCTCCAATGGAGTACAGAGAATTAATAGAAGACATAGCGTATGCGTATACGCTTCCGGATTTACCGAATATCCCTGTTACTGTTTTAACCAGTATGAATGTAGAGGCCAATGCTGATAATGACGAGATTAATAATGCAAGTAGAGCAATAGCATTTGCGGCTCAAGGAGAATTAGGGGAAGGGATTGCTGATTTTACGCATGTAGGTGTTGAAAGTTCTGGACATTATGTTATGAGGGAAGAACCAAATTTGGTTATAGAACACATTAAGATATTGCTTTCTAAATAA
- a CDS encoding M23 family metallopeptidase translates to MKNLVSSTIVAFILFTVFNCSNDDLPDAYASDYLNYETKTALELPFEDTWWVFWGGRGVKENYHAAHREQRFALDLVQRINGSTHMGNGSKNEDYYCFGKRLNAPGDGKIITVVNDVYDNIPGEFNASIPTGNLVVIDHENGEFSFLAHFKEGSIVVSVGDKVLKGQELGKTGNSGNSSEPHLHYHLQTTEDPFNGEGLPAQFQNYYANDIFVERGEPMQNESIVNDN, encoded by the coding sequence ATGAAAAATTTAGTTAGTAGTACAATCGTTGCATTCATACTATTTACAGTATTTAATTGTTCAAATGATGATTTGCCAGATGCCTATGCCAGCGATTATTTAAACTACGAGACAAAAACAGCATTAGAGCTTCCTTTTGAAGACACATGGTGGGTTTTTTGGGGAGGACGAGGTGTTAAAGAAAATTATCATGCTGCACATAGAGAGCAAAGATTTGCTTTAGATCTTGTACAAAGAATCAATGGAAGCACACATATGGGTAATGGTTCTAAAAATGAAGACTATTATTGTTTTGGGAAACGTTTAAATGCTCCGGGGGATGGAAAAATAATTACTGTAGTTAATGATGTTTATGATAATATTCCTGGAGAGTTTAATGCTAGCATACCAACAGGAAACCTTGTTGTTATCGACCATGAAAATGGTGAGTTTTCATTCTTAGCACATTTTAAAGAAGGATCAATAGTTGTATCTGTTGGAGACAAGGTCCTTAAAGGGCAAGAATTAGGGAAAACCGGTAATAGTGGCAATTCAAGTGAACCACATTTGCATTATCATTTACAAACAACAGAAGATCCATTTAATGGAGAAGGTTTGCCTGCTCAATTTCAGAATTATTATGCAAATGACATTTTTGTGGAAAGGGGCGAACCAATGCAAAATGAAAGTATTGTCAATGATAATTAG
- a CDS encoding alpha/beta fold hydrolase, with product MKRKISISKKLAFYTCLISAFTMSCNNDDDSVLTLSNMVDTGDYKLFTQTAGNGNHTIVFESGLGDNYESWYKLLGLAETHQVIAYNRAGYEPSEMANNDRNIVQLAEDLHQVILSKSENNKVILVGHSLGGAITRYYAVQHPEMVEAILFVDPSHEGFEEMTQGQEDNMVEYFRGEGLTQIANEAEQFIENFQTLDALSTLPNVPIIVLTSIRDREGENETRWINAHATLGENVTNFTHITTENSGHYIQVEEPQLVLDAITALLD from the coding sequence ATGAAAAGGAAAATAAGTATATCGAAAAAACTAGCATTCTATACGTGTTTAATAAGCGCATTTACCATGTCTTGTAACAATGATGATGATTCTGTTTTAACGCTATCAAATATGGTCGATACTGGAGACTATAAATTATTTACTCAAACAGCTGGAAATGGAAATCATACCATTGTTTTCGAATCTGGTTTGGGAGACAATTACGAAAGTTGGTACAAATTATTAGGTCTTGCAGAAACTCATCAGGTGATTGCTTACAATAGAGCAGGATATGAGCCTTCAGAAATGGCTAATAATGACAGAAACATTGTTCAATTAGCAGAAGATCTGCATCAAGTTATTTTAAGTAAATCAGAAAATAATAAAGTAATATTAGTTGGTCACTCTTTAGGAGGTGCTATAACTAGGTATTATGCTGTGCAACACCCAGAAATGGTTGAAGCCATATTATTTGTTGATCCTAGCCATGAAGGTTTTGAAGAAATGACACAAGGACAAGAAGATAACATGGTAGAATATTTTAGAGGAGAAGGTCTTACACAAATAGCAAATGAAGCAGAGCAATTTATCGAAAACTTTCAAACTCTGGATGCACTATCTACGTTGCCAAATGTACCAATAATTGTGCTTACAAGCATCCGAGATCGTGAAGGCGAAAATGAAACACGATGGATAAACGCACATGCCACACTTGGAGAAAATGTTACAAATTTCACTCATATTACTACTGAAAACAGTGGGCACTATATTCAGGTTGAAGAACCTCAATTAGTGTTAGATGCTATTACAGCTTTGTTAGATTAA
- a CDS encoding amidase, whose amino-acid sequence MKSIIFKSATEITKLIRDKKISCVEVTKQFVGHIETYNKTINAITDIIDYDDIITEAKVKDRLLNNGEVIGPLHGLPITVKDTFNVKGLISSNGNPKLKGNIADHDAELVKRLKEAGAIIIGKTNLALYALDWQSTNPWFGQTNNPYNLNHVVGGSSGGSAAALASGFTALELGTDAGGSIRVPAHFCGVCGIRTTESALPNRGNMVTPKMPRLGRYLTSNGPMARNVDDLALALEVLWNDEQQFSENPPITLKQFEYKGGNLKIAYSPTLDGLYLDEDYNEVYASFLDKIQQSKHELVQSKPSYSSNTLINLWGRIAGFDFGAAMKGMPFKGFISYLFIKSKYKDSQWAKGMSQGAKSFPNDYVQALQLKDDISDTFTNFFKKHDVWLTPVSMAPAFKHQKPGIPFEVNGWKIPYTKAFIPFNFPSTIPGHPIVVIPIGITKKGLPVGIQIHGQKWHDYKVLQIAKELEKLTNGFKIPDMFEL is encoded by the coding sequence ATGAAATCTATAATTTTTAAGAGTGCAACAGAAATCACAAAACTTATAAGAGATAAAAAAATCTCTTGTGTTGAAGTTACAAAACAGTTTGTAGGCCATATTGAAACGTATAATAAAACTATTAATGCGATAACGGATATTATAGATTATGATGATATCATTACCGAAGCAAAAGTTAAAGACCGGTTGTTAAATAATGGTGAAGTAATAGGACCGCTACACGGGTTGCCAATAACGGTTAAAGATACATTTAATGTAAAGGGTTTGATTTCTTCAAATGGAAATCCTAAGTTAAAAGGAAACATTGCAGATCACGATGCAGAATTAGTAAAAAGATTAAAAGAAGCTGGAGCCATCATTATAGGTAAAACAAATTTAGCATTATATGCTCTTGATTGGCAATCAACAAACCCTTGGTTTGGGCAAACGAATAATCCCTATAACCTTAATCATGTTGTAGGGGGGAGCTCAGGAGGTTCTGCAGCAGCATTAGCTTCAGGCTTTACGGCTTTAGAATTAGGAACTGATGCAGGAGGATCTATTAGAGTGCCGGCACATTTTTGCGGAGTTTGTGGTATTCGTACAACAGAATCTGCATTACCAAATAGAGGTAATATGGTAACTCCAAAAATGCCAAGACTGGGGCGTTACTTAACAAGTAATGGTCCCATGGCGAGAAATGTTGACGATTTAGCCCTTGCTCTGGAAGTACTGTGGAACGATGAGCAACAGTTTTCCGAGAATCCACCAATAACCTTAAAGCAGTTTGAATATAAAGGCGGAAATCTGAAAATCGCATATTCTCCAACACTTGATGGTTTATATCTTGACGAAGATTATAATGAAGTATACGCGTCATTTTTAGATAAAATTCAACAATCAAAACACGAATTAGTTCAATCAAAGCCCAGTTATAGTTCTAACACACTCATTAATCTTTGGGGACGAATAGCTGGGTTCGATTTTGGGGCAGCCATGAAAGGTATGCCATTTAAAGGCTTTATATCTTATTTATTTATAAAATCTAAATATAAAGACTCACAATGGGCAAAAGGGATGAGCCAAGGCGCAAAAAGTTTTCCTAATGATTATGTACAAGCTTTGCAATTAAAAGATGACATATCAGATACTTTTACAAATTTTTTTAAAAAGCATGATGTTTGGTTGACTCCAGTTTCTATGGCTCCTGCATTTAAGCATCAAAAGCCTGGAATCCCATTTGAAGTTAATGGATGGAAAATTCCTTATACAAAAGCGTTTATTCCATTTAATTTTCCGTCAACTATTCCTGGTCATCCAATAGTAGTTATTCCTATAGGTATAACAAAAAAAGGATTGCCTGTAGGGATCCAAATTCATGGACAGAAATGGCATGATTACAAGGTGTTACAGATAGCCAAAGAATTAGAAAAATTAACTAATGGATTTAAAATACCAGATATGTTTGAACTATAA
- a CDS encoding glycosyltransferase encodes MNIVISAFGTRGDVQPMIALALQAIKKNHNVLMVVSKGMESLLIKYSIPYKLYSGKTAQEQFGRLGGDNKSTSIVLKNIKQHMITQVEELPAFCNDADILVGNSLDSAAPSVAEYCNIPFVRTALTPMFAGDSRPTTIPMQSLSKKMNKWVWKIGILSWEFLLKPQLNKSRKILDLKPIANYYKYTIANPTILCLDKRLAPPSKDWPENIKYAGYPFLKTQEELPLDLLKFINNGEAPIYFGFGSMGNNDPIKTTQTILSAVKNSGVRAIINKGWANLGGIELPENVFAIDKVCHFQLFPHLSGIVHHGGAGTTHTAALSGVPQLIIPHITDQFYYGQSVFENRIGLEPIPFKKINEEVLTRALIKLKDSILVEAAEEFSCKMKLYGADKTLDEIERLLKEN; translated from the coding sequence ATGAATATAGTAATATCAGCTTTTGGTACACGTGGCGATGTACAACCTATGATTGCTCTGGCTCTTCAGGCAATTAAGAAAAATCATAATGTATTAATGGTTGTAAGTAAAGGGATGGAATCGCTTTTAATTAAATATAGTATTCCTTATAAGCTATATAGTGGTAAAACTGCTCAAGAGCAATTTGGAAGATTAGGAGGTGATAATAAATCAACCTCTATAGTTTTAAAGAATATAAAACAGCATATGATAACACAAGTGGAGGAATTGCCAGCTTTTTGTAATGATGCAGATATTCTAGTAGGAAACAGCTTAGATTCAGCAGCTCCTTCAGTAGCCGAATATTGCAATATTCCTTTTGTACGAACGGCTTTAACTCCCATGTTTGCAGGAGATTCAAGACCTACAACAATTCCTATGCAGTCGTTATCAAAAAAAATGAATAAATGGGTTTGGAAAATAGGCATCTTATCTTGGGAATTTTTGTTAAAGCCGCAATTAAACAAATCAAGAAAAATTCTCGATTTAAAGCCAATTGCTAATTATTATAAATACACTATTGCCAACCCGACCATACTTTGTTTAGATAAGAGATTAGCTCCACCATCAAAAGATTGGCCTGAAAATATTAAGTATGCAGGGTATCCATTTCTTAAGACACAAGAAGAGCTACCGTTGGATTTATTAAAGTTTATAAATAATGGAGAAGCACCAATATATTTTGGGTTTGGTAGTATGGGTAATAACGACCCTATAAAAACGACTCAAACTATTTTGTCTGCCGTTAAGAATTCGGGGGTCAGAGCTATTATAAATAAAGGATGGGCAAATTTAGGCGGTATTGAACTTCCCGAAAATGTATTTGCAATTGATAAAGTTTGTCACTTCCAATTATTTCCTCACCTATCAGGAATAGTACATCATGGTGGCGCTGGGACAACCCATACAGCTGCTTTGTCTGGAGTTCCTCAATTAATAATTCCACATATCACAGATCAGTTTTACTACGGACAATCCGTTTTTGAAAACAGAATTGGTCTCGAACCAATTCCTTTTAAAAAAATTAATGAAGAAGTACTAACTAGGGCATTAATAAAACTAAAGGATTCAATACTTGTTGAAGCTGCTGAGGAATTTTCATGTAAGATGAAATTATATGGAGCCGATAAAACTTTAGATGAAATAGAGCGTCTCCTAAAAGAAAATTAA
- a CDS encoding helix-turn-helix domain-containing protein — MSSSKENDYFCEGLTEEIINALAKIDALKVTSRTSSFFFKNKDISIRKIGADLNVSTILEGSVRLSKNTIRITAQLIEVQNDFHFWSETWDRNLENIFAVQDEISLLIADKIRENFGHFDIKDKLVNKQTDYIEAYRLYLKGNYHFQKWNPKDIELSKTYFTKALEIDPNHAQSLFGLMQYYAMMAGLGFLPRDEAFKSAGEYAAKALESNSQLPEAYYGLAGYTFWHQWDLKKTVKYLNSALKVNPNFSPAYLHFGFLYIAIGRHEKALESIETAASLDPLSSEVYFAKGYLYYTSENYELAIENFNISLELNPANLLAIEMKAFSWAMQNKTNLIIDYFTSDLPATIDDPTKYGLLGIAYAILKDTPSTEMYIELLNSKIEKQQSERAQFFIFIINVLSNQKQKALNWLKGIIDTKPTLMLLMFSDPILNTIKEDKEYKEIIKNVFSATFNTEDKHSNKKELLTKKMRDTYSRKLLDYIEKELPYLNPDLTLRSLAASLDIHPNQLSWLINYEFNKNFSEFINHYRVETFKRISKDPKNDHITLIGLAYESGFNSKTVFNTFFKKETGMTPMQYIKH; from the coding sequence ATGAGTTCTAGTAAAGAGAATGACTATTTTTGTGAAGGACTCACTGAAGAAATTATAAATGCTTTAGCCAAGATAGATGCCTTAAAAGTGACATCGCGTACATCTTCATTTTTTTTTAAAAATAAAGATATTTCTATTAGAAAAATAGGTGCAGATTTAAATGTATCTACCATTTTAGAAGGAAGTGTTAGACTGTCAAAAAATACTATTAGAATTACGGCACAGTTAATAGAAGTTCAAAATGATTTTCATTTTTGGTCTGAAACCTGGGATAGAAACCTTGAAAATATTTTTGCTGTCCAAGACGAAATAAGCTTATTAATTGCCGATAAGATTAGAGAGAATTTTGGGCATTTTGATATCAAAGATAAGCTGGTTAATAAGCAAACGGATTATATTGAAGCCTATCGTTTATATTTAAAAGGGAATTACCATTTTCAAAAATGGAATCCGAAAGATATTGAGCTATCAAAAACATACTTTACCAAAGCTCTAGAAATAGACCCTAATCATGCACAGTCTCTTTTTGGATTAATGCAATATTATGCCATGATGGCCGGTCTTGGTTTTTTGCCTAGAGATGAGGCTTTTAAAAGTGCTGGAGAATATGCCGCAAAAGCATTGGAATCCAACTCTCAGCTTCCCGAAGCTTATTATGGATTAGCCGGATATACATTTTGGCATCAATGGGATTTAAAAAAAACAGTCAAATATTTAAATAGTGCTTTAAAAGTAAACCCCAATTTTTCACCTGCATATCTGCATTTTGGGTTTCTCTATATTGCCATAGGAAGACATGAAAAAGCATTAGAAAGTATTGAAACTGCTGCTAGTTTAGACCCTTTGTCTTCTGAAGTTTATTTTGCAAAAGGCTATCTATACTATACTAGTGAAAATTATGAACTTGCTATTGAGAATTTTAATATAAGTTTGGAATTAAACCCTGCTAACTTGTTGGCTATTGAGATGAAAGCTTTTAGTTGGGCTATGCAAAATAAAACAAACCTTATAATCGATTATTTTACATCTGATTTACCGGCAACTATAGATGATCCAACAAAATATGGGCTTTTAGGAATTGCTTATGCGATTTTAAAAGATACGCCAAGTACTGAAATGTACATAGAGTTATTAAATAGTAAAATAGAAAAACAGCAATCAGAAAGAGCTCAGTTTTTCATATTCATAATAAACGTTCTATCTAACCAAAAGCAAAAGGCGTTAAACTGGTTAAAAGGAATTATTGATACAAAGCCCACTTTGATGCTACTGATGTTTTCAGACCCTATATTGAACACGATTAAAGAAGATAAGGAATATAAGGAAATCATCAAAAATGTATTCTCTGCAACTTTTAATACTGAAGATAAACATAGCAATAAAAAAGAGCTTTTAACGAAAAAAATGCGGGATACGTATTCAAGAAAACTATTGGATTATATAGAAAAAGAGCTTCCTTATTTAAACCCTGATTTAACACTAAGAAGCCTTGCTGCTAGTTTAGATATTCACCCCAATCAATTGTCCTGGTTGATTAATTATGAATTCAATAAAAACTTTAGTGAATTCATCAATCATTATAGAGTTGAAACTTTTAAACGTATTTCAAAAGACCCAAAAAACGATCACATTACTTTGATAGGGTTGGCTTACGAAAGCGGATTTAATTCTAAAACTGTATTTAATACCTTCTTCAAAAAAGAAACAGGCATGACGCCTATGCAATATATTAAACACTAA
- a CDS encoding helix-turn-helix domain-containing protein → MIVFIFIISFLQGAIFGLIVLFSKFYRSDINKYLAYTILTVSSIGLMNGVEDYFDNSNLFFYALLDNIPLEVLFPATFLTFVSLKTSIKRLKGKHVFLYIPFYLFSIINIMIVTLDAVGLIYDSNIRSFIYILFDIEYYFILIYSIFGGAFCLVFISNAKHLEEKSRKWLKYLTIVYFALILMWVFMELYSILTDKDSLYTEYVLWIGVTTFFYWMSYKGLIRFKLLDDRYEITQIIQSSLPKEKKETKKDISNIHFQKLETLMLDNHAYLDADLSREYMANQIGISPGYLSKIINDITNDNFSGYVNAYRVDVVKSMMANPEFDKYSLLAIGYESGFISKTGFYNAFKKYTGMTPNAYKTKINKS, encoded by the coding sequence GTGATTGTATTTATCTTTATTATTAGTTTTCTTCAAGGAGCAATTTTTGGCTTAATTGTATTGTTTTCAAAATTTTACCGAAGTGATATTAATAAATATTTAGCCTACACGATCTTAACGGTTAGTAGTATCGGCTTAATGAATGGTGTGGAAGACTATTTTGATAATTCTAATCTGTTTTTTTATGCATTACTGGATAATATTCCTTTAGAAGTTTTATTTCCTGCTACCTTTCTCACATTTGTATCTTTAAAAACTAGCATAAAACGCCTTAAAGGAAAACATGTATTCTTGTATATACCGTTCTATTTGTTTTCAATTATAAATATTATGATTGTTACATTAGATGCAGTTGGTTTGATATATGATTCTAATATCCGCTCTTTTATTTATATTTTATTTGATATTGAATATTATTTCATTCTAATTTATTCCATCTTTGGAGGTGCTTTTTGTTTAGTTTTTATTAGTAATGCTAAGCATTTAGAAGAAAAAAGTAGAAAATGGCTTAAGTATTTGACCATTGTTTATTTTGCTCTTATTTTAATGTGGGTATTCATGGAACTATATAGTATACTTACTGATAAGGATTCTCTTTATACAGAATATGTTCTTTGGATAGGAGTCACCACATTTTTTTATTGGATGAGTTATAAGGGACTCATTCGGTTTAAATTATTAGATGATAGATATGAAATAACTCAAATCATCCAATCAAGTTTACCAAAAGAAAAAAAAGAAACAAAAAAAGATATTTCTAATATTCATTTTCAAAAACTGGAAACATTGATGCTAGATAATCATGCTTATTTAGATGCTGATTTAAGCCGAGAATATATGGCTAATCAAATAGGAATAAGCCCGGGTTATTTGTCAAAAATTATAAATGATATTACAAATGATAATTTTTCAGGATATGTAAACGCCTATAGAGTAGACGTAGTAAAAAGTATGATGGCAAACCCAGAGTTTGATAAATACAGTTTATTAGCTATTGGGTACGAGTCTGGATTTATTTCTAAAACAGGATTTTACAATGCTTTTAAAAAGTATACAGGAATGACTCCAAATGCATATAAGACTAAAATTAATAAGTCTTAA